The stretch of DNA AATGCCGCGGCGGGTTGCAAAGAGGACAGCACTATCAATCTGGGTAATACTGTCGGGATTAATACAGACATCACGAGTTACGGGCTGTTTCGCGGAATATGTACCTGTGGAAGATACTTCCATAGCCCAAACACCTTCGGTGGTAAAAGCGTAGAGGGGAAACTGACCGAACTGCCCTTGAGACAAGGCTTTTACAGCAGCACAAATGCCTAAAATAGTACCTGTACCCACTGTGTTAACTCCAGTAACCGGATAGGAAAACGGATTGTTTATTTCGGAAGTATAAATTTTATTGGGTATATCGATCGTTGTATCGGAAAGAGGAGAGACAGCCGGAATATCGCCTGTTGCCTTAGTCAAATAATCCCAACCGTCAAAATAAAAAGCTCCGTTGAGAAAGTTATGTTGTTCGAGGGGGACTTCATAGTAAATCGGTATCATATTACCGACGGATATAACAGCCTTATACGCATTTATATTGGGGTAAAAGAAGTATAGCAAGGGTGCATAAAACCCTATAAGCCCGGTATCTCCTCTCACTACAATGTCTTTGCCGTCTTGTTTTATATACACAAATACACTCACACGTTCGGTATAATCATCGGTATAACCAGGAGGACTATATTTATCGACATAGCCATCGGAGAAAGTGAACAATGCGGATCCATTAAAACCATCGAACAACTGTTTTTTGATGTTGGTGATGTTCAATCGCTGATTATAAACGAATGAGTAACGGGGTATGAGTTTATCGTGGCTGTCATAGTCGTCACTCATTACTTCGCGAGTAACTAACGATTGCAAATAATCTTCTTCTACCTGAATGAGTGTACGGACGGTAGTGAGCTGTTCTACTTTGATACTTTCCAGAAAATAGAATTGGGCACAGCTTTTTATATCTTCTTTTACATCGTCTTTACTGCGCTGAGGTATCATCAAACGTCCGGCCGGATGGGTTAGCTCCGATGGGGAATAAGTGAACTCATAGAGCTTGGCAAAGCTATTCTTCTGATAACGCAACGGATAAAGGGAAGTACTTGCAGTCTGATTAACATGCTTACAGATGCAATAGCTGTCGGATATATCGAGATTAACAAATTTCGTACACTCTCCGTTCTGGTCATAGGTATAGACGGGCTTTGAAACAAATATATCGACGGATCTCACAATATCTTTCCAATTTTGCAACCGTGTAATATATGCCTCACCTATAACGGCATAATCAAGTGCATGAAAGACTCCGGCCACTTGCAATGTGGCACTGGTATATGAACCTTTACCTGTGATGTGTTTATAAAAGACTTGCGGAGCGAGGTCGGAGGAACAAACCATCAGAACCGGAGCTGAATGTTTGGTAAGTGTCCCGTCGTACAAACGATATGCGTAGCGTAAAAGGAAGGGATAGATAAATTTCCCTTTGCTGGTGGAGTGATCGGAAATAAACTTATTTACCTTGGCTAATACCTGACTTGTAATTTTTGATTTATTGGCATCAGAAAATTCATTCCATATATCACCCTCATTTATGCTATCGAAAGAAATACTGAACTCATCGGTACTTTTCATCTCTCCTTGCAACCCAAAAGCAATAGGACATTCGGGAATTTCGGTACCGAGATACAGATAACCGGTGGCACCGCCTTTCCAAAGGAAATAATGTGTACCATCGGAAGCAAGGGCTATAAGCGTATTGCCAATGGCATTGACCTGATAAATCTCGGTATCGGAAAAACTACGCAAATGTGTAAATGTATCATTTCCTAAAGTCCACGAAAGATTATTGGTATTATCGTCCTTTACTATATAGTGATTATAGTTAGAGGTGTGGTGAATGAATACCACACCTTTGCCGTAGGGCAACGAAAATATTAGCTTGGGTGGAAAAACGGGTTTAAGGGATTCTTCTTCGGGAATAAGTCCGATAACACCTGCCAGATCACCATCGAGACATTGATAGTCGGATGGCATAGCCGTAAATCCGTTGTACTTTATTTCTTTTATCATAACAAGATATTATTATTTGTGATAATTGTTACGGCCTTTCCGACCTCGTAATGGTTTACAAGCTCCCCTATGGGAAAAGCTATACGTTCTTTTGCGTTGCATCTTTCAAGTATTATTTTACAAAGACGACTGCTGTATGTACGGAAGTTCCTGCATTTCGGGGAACGGTTAGTAGGGATGCATTGTGCCTCATGCCTTCCGAGATTATTACCTGAAGCATGCAGGCGCACATATAAATAATATTCGTATCCATCGGTACAAATATCAATTACATCGCCACGAGAAATACCCAGCAAACGCGCTACGCGAGCCGTAATATCTATGCGCCCATTTTTATAAAAAGTAATGTCGGGCCGACGTGTTGTATTACCAAGCAGTTTTTCCATGGTGCGGTCTAACAAGTTCGAAATACTCCATATCGCAAGTGCGGCATACTTTCACAGATAGTTTACACCGAGAATTTGCAGGAATGGAATAATCAAAGAAAATACGATTTACAGTGGGACAAAGACTTTCAAATCCGATACACCGGTATTTAGAGTTATATTGAATATCGGACAAATGCGTCTCTACGTCTATTTTGGGATTTATTGTAAACGCATAATTGCCCGATGATGGAACATAAAACATAAAGACACGAGCAATTTCAAATTCCATCACACCCATTTTTCTAAACAGAAAACGAGAGAATGTAATAGAATTGTCGCCAGAATCGGCAATGACATAAAGTAAAGGTAATGACTTATATAGCCAATCAGTAATTTTTTTAATCATAATACGAAGTTAGTAAATGACATTCGACATCACATTTTATCAGTTAATTTAGCGACAGGGATAATCTTTTCGGGAACGGAAAGATATTGTCTCTATGTAGAGAAATGAACGAGTTGTTTCTAATTCCCGACGATGTGCATAGGCTGTTTCTCGAGATGCAAATATGAATGAACATACTTCATAACGGTCTGTGCCACGCATATTAATAACGTTGGCATAGTATCGATGCCCAAAAACATGGGCAATGATACTTTCTATTACAGTTTCTTTTGACATTGTTTTCTATTTTCTTGTATATTTGTGACTTAATTTTAATGAACATGGAAAATCTTAATGATCCTGATAAACTGGAGTCTTATAAAGGTCCTGGAGCTTTTTTTCCTAAATATGTGGATGAAAGAAATTCTCGTAAAATAATGCAAAAGCAATTCGACCTTATCAAACAGAAAGAGCAGGAAATCATTGAACTACGTAAATACAGAGAGGAAAGCCGAATATCGGCTAAACGATCATTTAAATTTGTTATTCTCGGAATAATTATCGCTTTGCTTACTCTTATTGCTACCATAATTGGGTGGTTTATTTAGAGTATTAATTTACTTGGATAATATTTCTCTAATTCTGGTGATAGGTTACGAGTTTCTTGCAATTCTTTTTCAAATTCAGATATTCTTAGCTCATTTTTGTCAACGGCTATTCTGGTTATAAAACAATGTACTTTTATACCACTATCGGTCAGACCTTCCCATATCCGTGCTGGGACACCATTTAATTCTACTATTTTATTTGTATTTTCAATTATTATTTTCATCACTGTAAATTTTATGGATTATAGAATAAATTCTTTGTAAATTTCCAGGAACTGCTTACCCGCATATTCCGCTAATTCAGCACTTTTAAAACAAAGGCGCAACCCGCTACCCGTAGACGCATCCAAATAGCCGTAACCCACACTGTAGAACACGAAGCCCGAAGAAGAATTTGGGTAGAACCAGAGCATCCACTTCTTTTGATTCTCATCATTCCAGTTGGGTTTCCAGCCCTCATTCAAAGCCTCTGTGATAGTTTTAATTTTCCTGTAGGCAATTTCATCTTTTGTAAATCCATTAATAAATGAAAAACTTTCATTAATAGGATCAATACCTAATTCTTCACACGCATCTTCATAGGTTTTAATACGGTCTGTTACTTTCTGGGAAAAGAATTCTTTTCCAAAAGTATCTTCCAACATGATTTTCAATTCGGGAGAAGCCGTATTATAAATAATTTTTGCTTTGCTTTCGTCAATTTGCAATGTTTTCATTTTCTCTATTTTTATACTATTTTATTCTCAATATCCGTTGTTTATTTATTGTTACTCCGGTTATATGAATACCTCCTTCTTCTATCAAAGAATTAAGTTCTTTATCCATCGATTAATTTCTGCAGATCTTCTAATGATGCCATTATTAGCGTATTTGTATTTCCTGTGCCCATAGCGTTATTAAAATTTAAACATTAATTGTTTTTGATGCCATTGTAAACGCCTCTTTGCCCTTTCATAATATCCTGTATGTTTTTCTATTGCTGTAAGGCTGAATTCCAAATCATGACATGCAATCAGCATTAATTAGTGTAATATTTCCAAACTTTTCAGGTATCATTTTATCACTATATAAATTTCTTGCCTTAACGGTATAGGCAATACACCTTATTTTCCGTAACGGTAAGCATATAAACTTCAAGTTTTCTTTTCTTTGAATTGATTATCCGGATTAGTTCCGGTTGAATTGGATTCTTTTTAATTATCATCCTTATTTTGTTTTTTAAGTATTAGAGTACTGGAAGCATATCTTCTTACCGCCCGATTACTATCTTTTTCCAACTCTGTCAATATTTCCACCAAGGTATTTGGATTTCCAGCGACAAAACTTCTTACCGCCCAATCACTATCTTTTGCCAATTCTGATAATATTTCTACCGAGGTATTTGGATTTCCAGCGACAAAACTTCTTACCGCCCAATCACTATCTTTAGCCAATTCTGATAATATTTCCACCAAGGTATTTGGATTCCAGGCAACAAAACTTCTGATCCTCCAATCACTATCTTTAGCCAACTCTGTCAATATCTCCACCGGGGTATTGGGGTTTTCGGAGACCACTATATTATTATTTTTCATGACTGTATTTATTGATTAAAAAGGTAATTCCTCTGCTTTTGCGTATTTGGAAAGATATTCATTTGCGTGCTTAACTTCTCTTCCGGTATAGTTGTCTGGATCATTTGCAATTTGATAATATTTGTCATATTCTTCGATAACAGCCTTTGCAAAGTCACGACTTTCTACAAAAGTTTTTGCTTTTTCAAGAGCTTCAAGGGCTTTTTCTCCTTCTTCGATTTCTAACTCTATTCCTACGACCTCGTTCTGATAGTTTCCGAGGTTGAAACATTTTTGATAATAAATTTTTGTTGCTTTCATTTCTATTCTGTTTTGATTAAATTTTCTGTAACGCTTCCATGCATTCAAAAGGAAAAGATGTGTTTAAAACGTCATACACTTCGTCGGGTATATTATCCTCGTTTTCAAAATCACCTTCTACACTTTTTGCCCCTGTTGAAGTAGCAATATGTCTCTCTTTAAACTCTTTGCCATTAATGGTCACAGTACTTTCCCAACCTTTGGGAGTTACTTCAATTATTATCTTATTTATTTTCATACCCTTTATTAGTCATTTAGAATTGGATTAATTTTTGCAATTCGGAAATAGCTTCCAAATCACGTTCTGCCTTTTGTCTGAGACTATCAACTGTTTTATATAGCTTCTCTTTTTCCTTAACAGTTGCCAGTCGCCAATCTGTTATTCCCTCCCACACCCCGAAAGGATTAACATTGATGACTTCCGAATCTATACATGCATAATCCCTAAATTCACCGTTATTATAGTCTCCTTTCAAGATGGAAATTATATTTTGGGAATCACTTACAAGTATATCCCCGTCTTTGAAATTAGTACCTTCCATAATGTTCCTTTCTACCGTTTTGTTTTACGCTAATTGATTAATAAAATCTTTCAACTCGTCACAGTCACACTTACCAGCATCTTTTTTAATCTGGCAACAGCCGGACGAGCCAAAGCGACAAGCGTTTTTATACGCTTCAATAGCTTTTTTCGTCAAATCCATCTCTGCCATTTGAACTGCCTGATGAGCCACAGTAGAATTAATCATCTTGTTTCTGGCATTATATTCTACCTCCATTGCCGTTACGTAATCCCTTGCTTCTTTTGATTTCATAAATACTCCTTTCTTCTTAGTTACGCGTTAGTTATTAACTATTTAATTTCTTCCATTCTATCGCTACTTTCTGCATTTCATCAAGTATTCTTTCTGAAAATGCTTGCCAATCAGCTTGCCAAGTTTTTGTACAAAAAAGCGGAACAGGGCTATCATTCAAATAAAAATCAATCCATGAATACCCCTTTACGCTATCATAATTGTTTCTTCTATATCTAAGTATAGGACGAAGTTCTCCTGATAGATAAGATTCTTTGTCCTTATCCAAAACCTCTATTAGCAATTCTTTCCTTTTGCTCATTACTGTTCTGATTTGAATTAATAAAAATATTCAGGCTCTCTTTTCTTTGAATTGAAAG from Barnesiella propionica encodes:
- a CDS encoding HEAT repeat domain-containing protein — translated: MKNNNIVVSENPNTPVEILTELAKDSDWRIRSFVAWNPNTLVEILSELAKDSDWAVRSFVAGNPNTSVEILSELAKDSDWAVRSFVAGNPNTLVEILTELEKDSNRAVRRYASSTLILKKQNKDDN